From a single Alkalihalophilus pseudofirmus genomic region:
- a CDS encoding sigma factor G inhibitor Gin, which produces MKQTRVIHVRLVEKCVCCQDVRTEGLRIFDSFICLKCEEGIVDVESNEEPYGHFITALRGITPSVNEN; this is translated from the coding sequence ATGAAACAAACCAGAGTCATTCATGTACGGCTTGTGGAGAAATGTGTTTGTTGTCAGGATGTTAGGACGGAAGGGTTACGTATATTTGATTCATTCATTTGCTTAAAATGTGAAGAAGGAATTGTTGATGTGGAAAGTAATGAAGAGCCTTATGGACATTTTATAACTGCGTTAAGAGGCATTACCCCTTCTGTGAACGAAAATTAA